Sequence from the Verrucomicrobiia bacterium genome:
GGCCGCCGTATCCTGCGAAGCCTGGCCAAAGATATCGGTCGCCGGTTTCGGCTTGGGTTTGGCCTCCGCCGGTTTTTCGGTTTGCAGCGCCCGGTCAATGCGGTCGACAATCCCCTGCAGGTTCTCGGCCGGTTCCAAAAGCTTGAACTCCAACTGGGCGGTCTGGCCGATCAGGGCGGTCGCGCGGGCCCGATCGGTGATGCCGGGAAGTTCCACCACAATCCGGTCCTGCCCCTGTTTTTGAATCAAGGGTTCGGCCACGCCGAACTTGTCCACCCGGTTGCGGATGATTTCCAAGGCCCGGTCGACCGCATCGCCCGCTTCTGCGGGGGAAAGCTTGGATTTGTCCACCTCCATAACCACGCGCATGCCGCCGCGCAAGTCCAGCCCCAGTTTGATCGCCTTTCGTTCGGTGTTGATGTAGTCCGGATCGGCCGCCAGTTTCTGTTTTTCCTCCGGCGACATGGTCCAAACCTTGACGGTGGGATAAAGCGAAAAAAGCGCCGCCACCGTCAAAACGGCGGTCAAGACGAGCATCCACATGTACCGGCCGCGCATCTATCGGCTCCGTTTGCCCGGGAGGTGCGACGTTTCTTTTTTCAAAAACATAAGCTGGCAATATACAATGCAAAATAAATTGGTCAATTAAAACCTTTGCCGAATTGGCCGATATAGAGTATATTGGCGATTGTTGGGAGGGGAGAGCCCCTCCATAGGATTACTGGCAATTAAAAAATCCCACCGGCCCCTGCCGCTTCGGCCTGTGCCCGAGCGGGATTGAGAGGAGGCCGGTTTGGCCAGCATCGTTTTCGGAGCGGCGGTTTTTGCCGCCGCCGTTGTGTACGCTTCATTTTTCGAATGGACCCTGCACCGTTTTTTGCTGCATCGCCCGCTGCCGTTTTTCGACTACCCGTTCCGCACGCACACCCTGACCCATCATCACATCTTCAACGCCTTCGAGGGGTATCACCTGCAGGAAGAGGCGCACAAGGACAAGGTGACCTTCAGTTGGTGGAATGCACCGGTTTTAATCGGCTTGCACCTGCCGGTTTTGTATTTTCTGCAAAAAGCGGCCGATTTTCCCGTTTTCTGGCCCGGCTTGACGGCGTTGGCCGTCTATTACACGGCGTATGAGACCCTGCATTGGCTGATGCATGTTCCGGGAGAGCGCTGGATTGAGAAAACAACCGCCTTTCGCTTTCTGGACCGGCATCACCGGCTGCACCATCTTTTCCAGTACAAAAACTTCAATGTGGTGCTGCCTTTGGCGGACGTGATTTTACGGTCGCGCATCGGCAAGCGGGAGGATGCCTATATTCGGAGGAAACCCCACGGTGGGGACCTAACCTTGAATAAACCGGGTGTTCCGACGAATGTTGTTTCGCAGAAAAACGAGGCCTCCATCGCTGAAGCGGGGAAGTCCTGATGCCTTTTGACGCGCTCGGTCTCTCCCCCAAATTTGCTCCGCTTTATAAAAAATACAACTTTGCCCAACCGACCCCCATTCAAGCCCAGGCAATACCGGCGGTACTCTCCGGCCGGGACGTCATCGCCTCGGCCGAAACCGGCTCCGGCAAAACGGCCGCCTTTCTTTTGCCCATCATTACCAAACTTTTGGATGAGAAGAAAACCGGCGGCACCCGCGTTCTGGTTTTGGTTCCGACCCGGGAGCTGGCCCTGCAGGTGGACACGGTCGCCAAGCAATTCTGCAAGCCGCTCGGAATTTCCTCCTTTCCGGTGTACGGGGGGGTCGGCTATGTTCCGCAGGAGGAGGCCTTGAAGGGGGGAGTGGATATCATTATCGCGACGCCGGGGCGGCTTTTGGACCACCACCAACAGCACCACACCCGGTTCGACAAGCTTTCTTTTCTCGTTCTGGACGAAGCCGACCGGATGCTGGATATGGGATTTTATCCGGACGTGCGGAGAATTGTTTCCGCCCTGCCGAAGAAACGGCAGACGCTGCTTTTTTCCGCCACTATTTCGGACGGGGTCGCCCGTTTGGCCCATCAGCTATTGACCGACCCCGTGCGGGTCTCCGCCCAGCACGAACAGCCGACCGTTCTGCCGGTCGGCATCACCCACGCCATCTATCCCGTGCGACAGGAGCGGAAGACCGATTTGCTTCTGCATCTTTTGGCACAGGCGAAGATGCCCTCCGTTTTGATTTTCACCCGCACCAAGCACCGCGCCGAGCGGCTGGCCCGGCGGCTTTTGCAGGAAGGATACGGCGTCGGGCTTTTGCACGGCGACCGGACACAGGGGCAGCGGGTGGCCGCCCTCGAGGGTTTCCGCCGGGGGAAATTTCAGCTTTTGGTGGCCACCGATATTGCCGCCCGGGGTTTGGACGTGGAAAAAATCTCCCACGTCATCAACTACGACCTCCCCGCCACGCCGGAGGATTACATCCACCGCGTAGGCCGCACCGCCCGGATGCAAACCAAGGGAGACGCTTTCAGTTTGGTTTCACTGCAAGAGTTGGGACAGCTTTCCGACATCGAGATGGCTCTTGGAGAAGCGCTCCCACGGGTGATTCTGCCGGATTTTGACGGTGGGGAGATGGCCTTTGTTTCCCGCTTGAAAAAGGAACCCCCCAAAAGCCAGGAACCTTTCGGACGGGTCAACCGGCCCCGGCCGCGCCGTTTGCGATAATTTCAACCTCGTGTCAAGTCCGGCCAAATAGGGCTTGACCTTTTCTTCCAAATCGGGTAAAATATTAAGGACAGGGGTGGCCCGGGAGAAATCAGGCCTGAGATATACCCTTAGAACCTGATCTGGGTAATGCCAGCGTAGGGATGAAGCCGCACCTCCAAGTTGGGCCAACCAGATTGGGGGTGCGGTTTTGTCATCGGAAATGAAAACGAAACCCAATAAAGGAGGAACAGATATGAACCGTTTTGCCCCCGTCTCCGAAGGCCAGGTAACAAAGGCCATCGTGGACAAATGGTATGCCGAATTCACCGACCACATCCATACCGACGTCATCATCATCGGCGCCGGGCCTTCCGGATTGGTCGCCGGCCGGCGGCTGGCCCAGGCCGGCAAAAAAGTCCTAATCGTCGAGGCGAACAATTACCTCGGCGGCGGCTTCTGGATTGGCGGCTACTTTATGAACGGCGTCACCGTGCGCCGTCCGGCCCAAAGGATTCTGGACGAAATCGGCTGCCCGTATGAAGAAGCGACCGAAGGGCTTTACATCGCCTCCGGCCCGCACGCCTGCTCCAAGCTGATTGCTTCGGCCTGCGACGCGGGAGTCAAAATCATCAACTTGACCAAGTTTGATGACGTGGTGCTGCGCGAAAATAACCGCGTCGCCGGGGCGGTCATCAACTGGACGCCTGTGTATGCCCTGCCGCGGGCCATCACCTGCGTGGACCCGGTGGCGCTCGAATCCGAGTTGGTCATCGATGCCTCCGGGCACGATGCCGTGGTTGTTGAATCCTTGGCCAAGCGGGGCATCATCACCAACAAGACCTATTCCGGAATGTGGGTGGAAAAATCGGAGGACTTGGTGGTGGAAAACACCGTGGAAGTTCATCCCGGTTTGATTGTCTCCGGCGTGGCGGTTTGCACCGTGTTTCAGGTGCCGCGGATGGGCCCGACCTTCGGCGCGATGCTTCTTTCCGGCGAGCGGGCGGCGGAAATCGCCCTGCAGAAGCTGGGCACCAAAAAACACGCCATGAACGGCAACGGCCACAAAGCCAATGGCAAGAAGACTGCCAAAGGCAAACTGGTCGGCGTTTAGTTTTTCATCCCTCTCCGTGTCGGAGAGGGAGCAAGGGAGAGGTCAAAAAAGAGGCGGCTCGCAAGAGCCGCCTCTTTAAATCTGCAGATGAATCCCATTGGGCAATTTTAGCTAATAAGACCGATTCCCACTGGGGAGGATGAGAGTGTCACCTTCGACAGCTTTTTCTTCCATATAAATAATGCCTGTTTCAAAAATACGGTCATCTTCAACTTTCACATTTTTAATTAACTGTTTCACAAATGATGGCCCATAGCTAATTTCAAGCTGATAGGTTCCGGGAGGAAGGTTCAAAATTAGAAAATTGCCTTTGATATCGGTTATGGCACTCAGCTTTGTTGATGTTCCATCGTAAAGAAATAAATGGATTCGCGCT
This genomic interval carries:
- a CDS encoding DEAD/DEAH box helicase, which translates into the protein MPFDALGLSPKFAPLYKKYNFAQPTPIQAQAIPAVLSGRDVIASAETGSGKTAAFLLPIITKLLDEKKTGGTRVLVLVPTRELALQVDTVAKQFCKPLGISSFPVYGGVGYVPQEEALKGGVDIIIATPGRLLDHHQQHHTRFDKLSFLVLDEADRMLDMGFYPDVRRIVSALPKKRQTLLFSATISDGVARLAHQLLTDPVRVSAQHEQPTVLPVGITHAIYPVRQERKTDLLLHLLAQAKMPSVLIFTRTKHRAERLARRLLQEGYGVGLLHGDRTQGQRVAALEGFRRGKFQLLVATDIAARGLDVEKISHVINYDLPATPEDYIHRVGRTARMQTKGDAFSLVSLQELGQLSDIEMALGEALPRVILPDFDGGEMAFVSRLKKEPPKSQEPFGRVNRPRPRRLR
- a CDS encoding sulfide-dependent adenosine diphosphate thiazole synthase, producing MNRFAPVSEGQVTKAIVDKWYAEFTDHIHTDVIIIGAGPSGLVAGRRLAQAGKKVLIVEANNYLGGGFWIGGYFMNGVTVRRPAQRILDEIGCPYEEATEGLYIASGPHACSKLIASACDAGVKIINLTKFDDVVLRENNRVAGAVINWTPVYALPRAITCVDPVALESELVIDASGHDAVVVESLAKRGIITNKTYSGMWVEKSEDLVVENTVEVHPGLIVSGVAVCTVFQVPRMGPTFGAMLLSGERAAEIALQKLGTKKHAMNGNGHKANGKKTAKGKLVGV
- a CDS encoding fatty acid hydroxylase, whose protein sequence is MASIVFGAAVFAAAVVYASFFEWTLHRFLLHRPLPFFDYPFRTHTLTHHHIFNAFEGYHLQEEAHKDKVTFSWWNAPVLIGLHLPVLYFLQKAADFPVFWPGLTALAVYYTAYETLHWLMHVPGERWIEKTTAFRFLDRHHRLHHLFQYKNFNVVLPLADVILRSRIGKREDAYIRRKPHGGDLTLNKPGVPTNVVSQKNEASIAEAGKS